A single region of the Labeo rohita strain BAU-BD-2019 chromosome 3, IGBB_LRoh.1.0, whole genome shotgun sequence genome encodes:
- the msl1a gene encoding male-specific lethal 1-like 1 — MTMRSTVFTSGGHRLDASLSKKPAGAHEPLAGLKKESRDFATHVLSTIHNSVNQKYHLHSKANISRQNALSCPDQSPTGNLGQEENWETLGALTLPSTKQMGAEGSPVKSKSLFCQANHNHVGKMDPMVSNGSNQRRDGGQVGAVVGVPSPENSPDGKRRNVRKGSGLVDTQTSCIRQILLLQLELIEQQQKQLHNKSKEIDDLKAEKEMLMARIERMERRLQMVKKEGTESRPSRRKEPDAETASTDDVQQSEGRVQTPKQTYFGRGGKNLKRRFLFQDSRMSRSRRGQPRSPPSPPPQEDPAQKEEPQEETEPELQSQSEELPYLTTTEMYLCRWHQPPPSPWRDPSPVHEDTVAVPSWRESILEPLGQKEASDIPECLEDNVFLKRHSKLELDEKRRKRWDIQRIREQRMFQRLQQRMNRRKVIQESEPELLSFYPDSEDVESIMVTPFLPVVAFGRPLPNLKQQNFDLPWLDERSRCRAEVTKKRTPHRTCRK, encoded by the exons ATGACTATGCGATCCACTGTGTTCACGAGTGGAGGACACAGACTGGACGCGAGCCTCAGCAAGAAGCCAGCAGGAGCCCACGAACCCCTGGCCGGCCTGAAGAAGGAAAGCCGCGACTTCGCCACCCATGTGCTGAGCACGATCCACAACAGTGTAAATCAAAAGTATCACCTGCACAGCAAAGCAAATATCAGCCGTCAGAACGCGTTGAGCTGCCCTGACCAATCTCCAACAGGGAACCTCGGGCAGGAGGAGAACTGGGAGACGCTGGGGGCCTTGACACTCCCGTCAACCAAGCAGATGGGGGCCGAAGGTTCCCCGGTTAAGAGCAAATCACTGTTTTGTCAGGCCAATCACAACCACGTGGGGAAGATGGATCCCATGGTATCAAATGGCAGCAATCAGCGGAGAGACGGAGGGCAAGTGGGGGCGGTCGTGGGGGTCCCCTCGCCGGAGAACAGTCCCGATGGGAAGCGGCGGAATGTGAGGAAAGGCTCCGGCCTCGTGGATACGCAAACCAGCTGCATCCGACAGATCCTGTTGCTGCAACTGGAACTGATTGAACAGCAGCAGAAGCAACTGCACAACAAGAGCAAAGAGATTGATGACCTCAAAGCTGAAAAAGAGATG ctAATGGCACGTATTGAACGCATGGAGCGTCGGCTGCAGATGGTGAAAAAAGAGGGTACCGAATCCCGTCCTTCTCGTCGTAAGGAGCCTGATGCCGAGACTGCTTCCACAGATGACGTCCAGCAATCTGAGGGGCGAGTTCAAACCCCAAAGCAAACGTACTTTGGAAGAGGAGGAAAAAACCTGAAAAG GAGGTTTCTTTTCCAGGACTCCCGGATGAGTAGGTCACGACGTGGGCAGCCTAGGTCACCACCATCGCCACCACCACAGGAAGACCCAGCTCAGAAGGAGGAACCCCAGGAAGAGACAGAGCCCGAATTGCAGTCTCAGTCGGAGGAACTGCCCTACCTGACTACCACAGAGATGTACCTCTGTCGCTGGCATCAGCCGCCTCCGTCACCGTGGCGAGACCCTTCACCTGTGCATGAGGACACAGTTGCAG TTCCTTCCTGGCGGGAGAGCATCTTAGAGCCTTTGGGGCAGAAAGAGGCATCGGACATCCCTGAG TGTCTAGAAGACAATGTCTTTCTGAAGAGGCATTCAAAACTTGAGCTGGATGAAAAGAGGAGGAAGAG GTGGGATATCCAGCGTATTCGTGAGCAGAGGATGTTTCAGCGTCTACAGCAAAGAATGAACAGGAGGAAGGTCATTCAGGAGAGCGAACCAGAGCTGCTCTCCTTCTATCCAGACTCTGAAGATG TGGAGTCCATTATGGTGACACCCTTCCTGCCAGTGGTGGCTTTTGGACGACCTCTTCCCAATCTGAAACAGCA AAACTTTGACCTGCCTTGGCTGGATGAGCGTAGTCGTTGTCGAGCGGAGGTGACCAAGAAACGGACACCTCATCGGACATGTCGCAAATGA
- the LOC127163309 gene encoding major histocompatibility complex class I-related gene protein isoform X2 — translation MKTKAYYLIDYLNYTRGLHVQQRLVGCELLRDEPGHMMTLEAFNGESGFERRYTVQGDQQTHWKWPVIKSRAQLEYDAWLYAHFYRPLCISQLRKYLTKEKKHVMARVKPRVRVIKRYWTEAGVVQMTCLATGFYPRHINLTLLQDGQPVDKERVTGGELLPNPDGTYQMRKSVELSAEEQRERHTYTCTVTHLSLDNKLDINIEPGPDPVIVVPSVLLLLCVFGLLAAFIIWRRRISQPEQIIYVPATADDQTTEQQM, via the exons AAAGCATACTACTTAATTGATTACCTTAATTACACAAGAG GCCTTCACGTGCAACAGAGACTGGTTGGATGTGAACTTCTCCGTGATGAGCCTGGCCACATGATGACGTTGGAGGCTTTTAATGGCGAGAGCGGCTTTGAACGACGCTATACTGTTCAAGGAGACCAGCAGACTCACTGGAAATGGCCTGTCATAAAGAGTAGGGCACAGCTGGAGTACGACGCGTGGCTCTATGCCCACTTTTACCGGCCTTTGTGCATTAGCCAGCTTAGGAAATATCTAACGAAGGAGAAGAAGCATGTGATGGCAAGAG TAAAGCCCAGAGTGAGAGTGATTAAACGCTATTGGACGGAGGCGGGTGTAGTTCAGATGACCTGTCTGGCAACTGGTTTTTACCCACGTCACATTAATCTGACCCTGCTTCAAGATGGCCAGCCAGTTGATAAGGAGAGGGTCACAGGAGGTGAACTGCTGCCCAATCCTGATGGAACCTATCAGATGAGGAAGAGTGTGGAGCTCAGTGCTGAAGAACAAAGAGAAAGACACACCTACACATGTACTGTGACTCACCTTAGCCTGGATAACAAGCTTGACATCAATATAG aaCCTGGTCCTGATCCTGTAATTGTAGTTCCCTCTGTActtctgctgctgtgtgtttTTGGACTTTTGGCTGCCTTTATAATATGGAGGAGGAGAATTTCACAGCCTGAGCAg ATCATCTACGTACCTGCTACAG CTGATGACCAAACAACAGAACAGCAAATGTGA
- the LOC127163309 gene encoding major histocompatibility complex class I-related gene protein isoform X1, whose product MKTKAYYLIDYLNYTRGLHVQQRLVGCELLRDEPGHMMTLEAFNGESGFERRYTVQGDQQTHWKWPVIKSRAQLEYDAWLYAHFYRPLCISQLRKYLTKEKKHVMARVKPRVRVIKRYWTEAGVVQMTCLATGFYPRHINLTLLQDGQPVDKERVTGGELLPNPDGTYQMRKSVELSAEEQRERHTYTCTVTHLSLDNKLDINIEPGPDPVIVVPSVLLLLCVFGLLAAFIIWRRRISQPEQIIYVPATAADDQTTEQQM is encoded by the exons AAAGCATACTACTTAATTGATTACCTTAATTACACAAGAG GCCTTCACGTGCAACAGAGACTGGTTGGATGTGAACTTCTCCGTGATGAGCCTGGCCACATGATGACGTTGGAGGCTTTTAATGGCGAGAGCGGCTTTGAACGACGCTATACTGTTCAAGGAGACCAGCAGACTCACTGGAAATGGCCTGTCATAAAGAGTAGGGCACAGCTGGAGTACGACGCGTGGCTCTATGCCCACTTTTACCGGCCTTTGTGCATTAGCCAGCTTAGGAAATATCTAACGAAGGAGAAGAAGCATGTGATGGCAAGAG TAAAGCCCAGAGTGAGAGTGATTAAACGCTATTGGACGGAGGCGGGTGTAGTTCAGATGACCTGTCTGGCAACTGGTTTTTACCCACGTCACATTAATCTGACCCTGCTTCAAGATGGCCAGCCAGTTGATAAGGAGAGGGTCACAGGAGGTGAACTGCTGCCCAATCCTGATGGAACCTATCAGATGAGGAAGAGTGTGGAGCTCAGTGCTGAAGAACAAAGAGAAAGACACACCTACACATGTACTGTGACTCACCTTAGCCTGGATAACAAGCTTGACATCAATATAG aaCCTGGTCCTGATCCTGTAATTGTAGTTCCCTCTGTActtctgctgctgtgtgtttTTGGACTTTTGGCTGCCTTTATAATATGGAGGAGGAGAATTTCACAGCCTGAGCAg ATCATCTACGTACCTGCTACAG CAGCTGATGACCAAACAACAGAACAGCAAATGTGA